A genomic segment from Dechloromonas denitrificans encodes:
- a CDS encoding ABC transporter permease, producing the protein MGFQFVLLWSDLLIWLLVAVALGAGWLIAGNQPMRAAWQRVGANRAGMASATVLVVFIAIGLLDSVHYRLKNESRAGQKATYAVEVLSVLDALVTPLRSRNEKTYSAPFATRLYAKENIDLPGQGTLRDYPRLKYGGQHLGEREDDLLADVGLTGFRAAVLALLGWLGVFAVVGFFQRRREIFAGDAAVDRSKVLKITDDAGFAWSAVLATLALILLATVPLFWLSSQYHVFGTDKVGQDVLYQILKSVRTGLVIGLLTTLVTLPMAVLLGIVAGYFRGWVDDLIQYIYTVLNSIPGVLLIAAAVLMMQVVIDTHPQWFSTAAERADLRLLALCFILGMTSWTGLCRLLRGETLKLRELEYIQAAQAFGVSNWRIIVRHILPNLMHIIIIALVMDFSGLVLAEAVLSYVGIGVDPSMTSFGTMINNARLELGREPVVWWSLAAAFCTMFMLVLAANLFADAVRDAFDPRAR; encoded by the coding sequence ATGGGCTTCCAGTTTGTCCTGCTCTGGTCCGATCTGCTGATCTGGCTGCTGGTTGCCGTAGCGCTGGGCGCGGGCTGGCTGATTGCCGGCAACCAGCCGATGCGCGCAGCCTGGCAACGCGTCGGGGCGAACCGTGCAGGCATGGCCTCGGCGACCGTGCTGGTGGTTTTCATCGCCATCGGCCTGCTTGATTCGGTCCATTACCGTCTCAAGAACGAGAGCCGGGCCGGGCAGAAGGCAACGTACGCGGTTGAAGTGCTGTCGGTGCTTGATGCGCTGGTCACGCCACTGCGCTCGCGCAATGAAAAAACCTACTCGGCCCCTTTTGCGACCCGGCTTTATGCCAAGGAAAACATCGATTTGCCGGGCCAGGGGACGTTGCGCGATTATCCCCGCCTAAAATATGGCGGCCAGCACCTGGGCGAGCGTGAGGATGATTTGCTTGCCGACGTCGGCCTCACGGGTTTCCGTGCAGCGGTCCTGGCGCTGCTTGGCTGGTTGGGTGTGTTTGCGGTGGTCGGCTTTTTTCAGCGTCGCCGCGAGATATTTGCCGGTGATGCTGCGGTCGACCGCAGCAAAGTGCTCAAAATCACTGACGATGCCGGTTTTGCCTGGTCGGCCGTCCTCGCCACGCTGGCCCTGATTCTGTTGGCGACGGTTCCGCTGTTCTGGCTTTCCAGCCAGTATCACGTGTTCGGAACCGACAAGGTCGGGCAGGATGTGCTCTACCAGATCCTCAAAAGCGTGCGTACCGGCCTGGTCATCGGGCTGCTGACAACGCTGGTGACCTTGCCGATGGCCGTCCTGCTCGGCATTGTGGCCGGTTATTTCCGGGGATGGGTCGATGATCTGATCCAATACATCTATACCGTGCTCAACTCGATTCCCGGTGTGCTGCTGATCGCGGCAGCCGTGCTGATGATGCAGGTGGTGATCGATACCCATCCGCAATGGTTTTCGACCGCGGCTGAGCGTGCCGACCTGCGCTTGCTGGCCTTGTGTTTCATTCTCGGCATGACCAGCTGGACTGGCTTGTGCCGCCTCCTGCGCGGTGAAACCCTGAAATTGCGTGAGCTGGAATATATCCAGGCGGCGCAGGCTTTTGGTGTCTCCAACTGGCGGATTATCGTGCGCCATATCCTGCCCAATCTGATGCACATCATCATCATTGCGCTGGTCATGGATTTTTCCGGGCTGGTGCTGGCCGAGGCGGTGCTTTCCTATGTGGGCATCGGTGTCGATCCGAGCATGACCAGCTTCGGCACGATGATCAACAATGCGCGCCTCGAGTTGGGGCGCGAGCCGGTGGTCTGGTGGTCGCTGGCAGCTGCGTTTTGCACGATGTTCATGCTCGTGCTGGCCGCCAATTTATTCGCCGATGCGGTGCGCGATGCTTTTGACCCGAGGGCCCGGT
- a CDS encoding ABC transporter permease, whose translation MLAYIIRRLLYAIPILIGVNLVTFALFFVVNTPDDMARMQLGVKRVTPEAIQKWKVERGYDKPLLINSAAAGLSTVTETIFFEKSARMFAGDFGRAEDGRDIAREIASRMGPSLAIALPTFILGLLVSISFALLLAFFRATAFDFWGVVLCVAMMSISGLFYIIGGQYLISKLWRLVPISGFGEGLEAWRFLILPVLIGVVSGIGSSARWYRTIFLEEVGKDYVRTARAKGLPETVVFFRHILRNALIPILTGVVVVIPLLFMGSLLTESFFGIPGLGSYTIDAINAQDFAVVRSMVFIGSVLYIVGLILTDISYTVVDPRIRFE comes from the coding sequence CGCCGCCTGCTTTACGCCATCCCGATCTTGATCGGTGTGAATCTGGTCACCTTCGCCCTGTTTTTCGTCGTCAATACGCCGGATGACATGGCGCGCATGCAGTTGGGCGTCAAGCGGGTGACGCCGGAAGCGATCCAGAAGTGGAAGGTGGAACGTGGCTACGACAAGCCTTTGCTGATCAATTCTGCCGCTGCGGGCTTGTCGACCGTGACGGAGACGATTTTTTTCGAAAAATCAGCCCGCATGTTCGCCGGTGATTTTGGCCGGGCGGAAGACGGTCGGGACATTGCCCGTGAAATCGCCAGCCGGATGGGACCGTCGCTGGCCATCGCGCTGCCGACATTCATTCTCGGCTTGCTGGTCAGCATTTCCTTTGCGTTGTTGCTGGCCTTCTTCCGGGCCACGGCCTTCGATTTCTGGGGCGTCGTGCTGTGCGTGGCGATGATGTCGATTTCCGGCTTGTTCTACATCATTGGCGGTCAATATCTGATCAGCAAGCTTTGGCGGCTGGTGCCGATTTCGGGTTTTGGCGAAGGGCTTGAAGCCTGGCGTTTCCTGATCCTGCCAGTATTGATCGGTGTCGTTTCGGGCATTGGTTCATCGGCCCGCTGGTATCGCACCATCTTTCTCGAAGAGGTCGGCAAGGATTATGTGCGCACCGCACGTGCCAAGGGCTTGCCTGAAACCGTGGTGTTTTTCCGCCATATTTTGCGCAATGCGCTGATTCCGATCCTGACCGGCGTCGTTGTCGTCATTCCGCTGCTCTTCATGGGCTCGCTGCTAACCGAATCATTCTTCGGCATTCCCGGCCTCGGCAGTTACACCATTGACGCAATCAATGCCCAGGACTTTGCTGTCGTTCGCTCGATGGTGTTCATCGGCTCGGTGCTCTATATCGTCGGGCTGATCCTGACTGATATTTCATACACCGTGGTCGATCCGCGGATTCGCTTCGAATGA